A single genomic interval of Aedes aegypti strain LVP_AGWG chromosome 1, AaegL5.0 Primary Assembly, whole genome shotgun sequence harbors:
- the LOC5568365 gene encoding NADP-dependent malic enzyme → MLARQVIASGASTALKSISAATASPKRSLSKAAITAIVQQQQTRDYHEVTGDIISPSMIQGIDHLRDPRLNKGLAFTLEERQTLGIHGLQPARFKSQEEQLELCRISISRYQEDLNKYLYLVDLQDRNEKLFFKLISEDVEKMMPIVYTPTVGLACQKFGLIYRRPRGLFVTINDRGYVYEVLRNWPEHDVRAIVVTDGERILGLGDLGACGMGIPVGKLALYTALAGIPPHQCLPIVIDVGTNNQDLLEDPLYVGLRHKRVSGKEYDDFIDEFMEAVVKRYGQNTLIQFEDFGNHNAFRFLDKYRDTYCTFNDDIQGTASVAVAGLLASKRITGKKISENTFCFLGAGEAAIGIADLVVKAMQAEGCGLQEARDKIWLFDIDGLLAKGRPEGRLGGHKAFYAKDHRVMKNFAELISEIKPSVLIGASAAGGAFTPEILQTMAKNNARPIIFALSNPTSKAECTAQAAYENTEGRCIFSSGSPFPPVKYGGKTFSPGQGNNAYIFPGVALGVIVTGTHHIPEDIFLIAAQAVADHVSQDDLDKGSLYPPLSAIRECSLEIAVGVTKYAYEKGLASTYPEPQDKLAYIKSHLYNFNYESAMPVTWKWPPQQEAPKRPITPTKLQA, encoded by the exons AGCAAGTGGCGCATCAACGGCGCTAAAGTCGATCTCGGCCGCCACCGCGTCACCCAAGCGGTCCCTCTCGAAGGCCGCCATCACTGCCATTGTCCAGCAACAACAAACCCGGGACTACCATGAAGTCACCGGGGACATcatcagcccctcgatgatacAGGGCATTGATCACCTGCGCGATCCTCGGCTGAACAAGGGTTTGGCCTTCACCCTGGAGGAACGGCAGACGCTGGGTATCCACGGGTTGCAGCCGGCTCGATtcaaatcccaggaggaacagCTCGAGCTGTGCCGAATCTCGATCTCACGCTATCAGGAGGATCTCAACAAGTACCTGTACCTGGTCGATCTGCAGGATCGTAACGAGAAGCTGTTCTTCAAGCTGATTTCCGAGGACGTCGAGAAGATGATGCCGATCGTGTACACGCCGACTGTCGGGCTGGCCTGTCAGAAGTTTGGTCTGATCTACCGACGACCCCGTGGTCTGTTCGTCACGATCAACGATCGTGGGTATGTTTACGAAGTGCTTCGTAATTGGCCGGAACACGATGTGCGTGCTATCGTTGTGACGGACGGCGAGCGTATTCTCGGGTTGGGAGACTTGGGTGCTTGCGGTATGGGTATTCCGGTCGGAAAGCTCGCCCTGTACACTGCCTTGGCTGGAATTCCTCCGCATCAATGTCTGCCAATTGTTATTGATGTTGGAACAAACAACCAGGATTTGCTGGAGGATCCTCTGTATGTTGGTCTACGTCACAAACGTGTTTCCGGTAAGGAGTACGACGATTTCATTGATGAGTTCATGGAAGCTGTGGTTAAGCGGTACGGTCAGAATACGCTGATCCAGTTCGAAGATTTTGGCAACCACAATGCATTCAGATTTTTGGATAAATATCGCGATACGTACTGTACGTTCAATGACGATATCCAAGGTACGGCTTCGGTAGCGGTAGCAGGTCTATTGGCTTCGAAGCGAATCACCGGTAAGAAGATTTCGGAGAATACCTTCTGCTTCTTGGGAGCGGGTGAAGCTGCGATCGGTATCGCAGATTTGGTAGTCAAGGCCATGCAAGCGGAAGGTTGTGGATTGCAAGAAGCTCGGGACAAGATCTGGTTGTTCGACATTGACGGTCTGTTGGCTAAGGGTCGTCCGGAAGGTCGCCTGGGCGGTCACAAGGCATTCTACGCCAAGGATCATCGCGTAATGAAGAACTTTGCTGAGCTCATTAGCGAGATCAAGCCTTCGGTTTTGATTGGTGCCTCGGCTGCTGGAGGTGCCTTCACGCCTGAGATTCTGCAAACCATGGCGAAGAACAATGCACGTCCTATCATTTTCGCTCTGTCGAATCCAACGTCGAAGGCTGAATGCACAGCACAAGCTGCCTATGAGAATACCGAG GGTCGTTGTATCTTCTCGTCGGGATCTCCGTTCCCTCCGGTAAAATATGGCGGCAAAACTTTCAGCCCCGGCCAGGGAAATAACGCCTACATCTTCCCGGGTGTTGCCTTGGGCGTGATCGTCACCGGAACGCACCATATCCCGGAGGATATCTTCTTGATCGCTGCCCAGGCCGTTGCCGATCACGTTTCACAGGACGATCTGGACAAGGGTTCGCTCTACCCACCGCTAAGCGCAATTCGAGAATGTTCTCTCGAGATCGCCGTTGGAGTCACCAAGTATGCTTACGAGAAAG GACTGGCCTCGACATACCCCGAACCACAGGACAAGCTGGCATACATCAAGTCCCATCTGTACAACTTCAACTACGAAAGTGCCATGCCCGTGACCTGGAAGTGGCCCCCACAACAGGAAGCCCCCAAACGCCCCATCACCCCAACGAAGCTGCAAGCTTAA